A part of Variovorax sp. HW608 genomic DNA contains:
- a CDS encoding FadR/GntR family transcriptional regulator, producing the protein MEFSAIAPARAVDEIAAQVRDMIAAGTLKPGDRLPPERDLSARLGVSRNTLREALRALENAGIVEMRKGATGGAFVMPGNSGVIVNGMCDLYHLGAITPAQLTEARVWLSEVVVRVASARATEEDFAALEANIDASAKAADFDERARHNRDFHVILARATRNPILVITMEGIVEVFGQFIAQIGPGDNAFILPSRRRFMKHLRARDAAAAAAEMTKALVRLQTKYMAQWSARSAAGHGAG; encoded by the coding sequence ATGGAATTTTCTGCAATCGCGCCTGCACGAGCCGTTGACGAGATCGCCGCACAGGTGAGGGACATGATTGCTGCAGGCACGCTCAAGCCCGGAGACCGCCTGCCCCCGGAGCGCGACCTGTCCGCGCGGCTCGGCGTGAGTCGCAACACCTTGCGCGAGGCGCTGCGTGCGCTGGAGAACGCCGGCATTGTCGAAATGCGAAAGGGCGCCACCGGAGGCGCGTTCGTCATGCCGGGCAACTCGGGCGTGATCGTCAACGGCATGTGCGACCTGTACCACCTGGGTGCGATCACGCCTGCGCAGCTCACGGAGGCCCGTGTCTGGCTCAGTGAAGTGGTGGTGCGTGTCGCAAGCGCCCGGGCCACGGAAGAGGACTTCGCGGCCCTGGAAGCCAACATCGATGCCTCGGCCAAGGCGGCCGACTTCGACGAGCGCGCGCGCCACAACCGGGACTTTCATGTGATCCTGGCCCGGGCGACACGCAATCCCATCCTCGTGATCACGATGGAAGGCATCGTCGAAGTCTTCGGACAGTTCATCGCGCAGATCGGTCCCGGCGACAACGCTTTCATCCTGCCTTCGCGTCGCCGCTTCATGAAGCATCTGCGTGCGCGCGATGCCGCAGCGGCGGCCGCGGAGATGACCAAGGCACTGGTGCGCCTGCAGACCAAGTACATGGCGCAGTGGAGCGCCCGCTCGGCCGCCGGTCACGGCGCCGGCTGA
- a CDS encoding cytochrome P450, with protein sequence MEAVATNIPLIDIDPFSDEMIDEPYSMHEIAREAGPVAYIPKYDLHVVARHAQVQSVLTNWETFISSAGVGLANFRHEAPFRPKSLLLEADPPDHTVVRTVISRVLSPKTIQQLRELFESEAEAMFDRLLQKGKIEAVKDLAEYFPLKVFPDAVGLESEGRDNLLLYGDMVFNALGPRNELFERSMERFKPVSSWIMDHCERKALRPGGLGHLIYQAADTGEITQEQAPMLVRSFLSAGVDTTINGIANVLLTLARHPHEYAKLHANPALARQSFEEGLRYESIVQTIFRTTSRAVEIEGARIGEDRKVLALLGAANRDPRKWPDPNRFNIERNPVGHVVFGAGIHGCVGQVIARMEGEIVLRTLARRVKRVELSAPHVRHLNNSLRAMRTLPLQLTPA encoded by the coding sequence ATGGAAGCCGTCGCCACGAACATCCCCCTCATCGACATCGACCCGTTCAGCGACGAGATGATCGATGAGCCCTACTCGATGCACGAGATCGCACGCGAGGCCGGGCCGGTCGCGTACATCCCCAAGTACGACCTGCACGTTGTCGCCCGACACGCGCAGGTGCAATCGGTGCTGACCAATTGGGAGACCTTCATTTCCTCCGCCGGCGTGGGCCTTGCCAACTTCAGGCACGAGGCGCCCTTCCGGCCGAAGAGCCTCCTGCTCGAGGCCGATCCGCCGGATCACACCGTCGTGCGCACCGTGATCTCGCGCGTCCTGTCTCCCAAGACGATCCAGCAGCTGCGCGAGCTGTTCGAGAGCGAGGCGGAGGCGATGTTCGATCGCCTGCTGCAAAAGGGAAAGATCGAGGCCGTGAAGGATCTCGCCGAGTACTTCCCGCTCAAGGTCTTTCCGGATGCGGTGGGCCTGGAGTCCGAGGGAAGAGACAACCTGCTCCTGTACGGGGACATGGTGTTCAATGCGCTCGGCCCGCGCAACGAGCTCTTCGAGCGTTCGATGGAACGGTTCAAGCCCGTGTCGTCGTGGATCATGGACCACTGTGAGCGCAAGGCGCTGCGCCCCGGCGGATTGGGTCATCTGATCTACCAGGCCGCCGACACGGGCGAGATCACCCAGGAACAGGCGCCGATGCTGGTGCGCTCGTTCCTCTCGGCCGGCGTCGACACGACCATCAACGGCATTGCCAACGTGCTGTTGACGCTCGCGCGCCACCCTCATGAATACGCCAAGCTGCACGCCAACCCTGCCCTCGCCCGCCAGTCCTTCGAGGAAGGCCTGCGCTACGAGTCGATCGTGCAGACCATCTTCCGCACCACCTCGCGTGCCGTCGAGATCGAAGGGGCACGGATCGGCGAAGACCGCAAGGTGCTTGCCCTGCTGGGCGCGGCGAACCGCGACCCGCGCAAGTGGCCGGATCCGAACCGGTTCAACATCGAGCGCAATCCGGTCGGGCACGTCGTCTTCGGCGCCGGCATCCACGGCTGCGTCGGCCAGGTGATCGCGCGCATGGAGGGAGAGATCGTGCTTCGAACCCTGGCACGCAGGGTCAAGCGCGTCGAGCTGTCGGCGCCCCATGTGCGGCACCTGAACAACTCGCTGCGCGCCATGCGAACGCTCCCCCTGCAATTGACTCCCGCCTGA
- a CDS encoding 2Fe-2S iron-sulfur cluster-binding protein: MPIVHVTLPSGKPTELEVEAGSTFMRAAVDAATDGIIGECGGAAMCGTCHVLVHADWLSRLPGMSQNEDELLDCTAAARQPNSRLGCQLRITADLDGLQLTLPDRQR; encoded by the coding sequence ATGCCCATCGTTCACGTCACCCTGCCGAGCGGGAAGCCGACCGAACTCGAGGTCGAGGCAGGCTCGACCTTCATGCGGGCCGCCGTCGACGCCGCCACCGACGGCATCATCGGCGAATGCGGAGGTGCCGCCATGTGCGGCACCTGCCATGTGCTCGTGCACGCCGACTGGCTCTCCCGACTGCCTGGCATGAGCCAGAACGAAGACGAACTGCTCGACTGCACGGCGGCGGCGCGGCAGCCCAACAGCCGGCTGGGCTGCCAGTTGCGGATCACCGCGGACCTGGACGGCTTGCAGCTCACGCTTCCGGATCGCCAACGCTAG
- a CDS encoding MarR family winged helix-turn-helix transcriptional regulator: protein MTPRKATKLNARSSLQASPAGPVLDLNRYVPGLLTLIASNLSGGASSAYLSLYAIGIETWRVMVMLANEGRVTAQRIVQLLDADKGAISRTLKTMQERGLVEFEPDESDGRLRHFVFTPEGRQLHDRIIRLALLRETAAISVLSDKEVETLRDLLRRVYVNLPNVEKATAQFSRDEREALGLPADGPPLRRRGGPGAAERTTKSTPGAKSRSANRKRATRR, encoded by the coding sequence GTGACACCCCGCAAAGCGACGAAGCTCAACGCCCGATCATCCTTGCAGGCATCGCCCGCCGGCCCGGTTCTGGACCTCAATCGCTACGTCCCCGGTCTCCTCACCCTCATTGCCAGCAACCTCTCGGGCGGTGCGTCCAGCGCCTACCTCTCGCTGTATGCCATCGGCATCGAGACCTGGCGTGTGATGGTGATGCTGGCCAACGAGGGCCGGGTGACGGCCCAGCGCATCGTGCAACTGCTCGACGCCGACAAGGGCGCCATCTCCAGGACGCTCAAGACCATGCAGGAGAGAGGCCTCGTCGAGTTCGAACCCGACGAAAGCGACGGCCGGTTGCGTCACTTCGTTTTCACGCCCGAGGGCCGTCAGCTGCACGATCGAATCATCCGCCTTGCGCTGCTGCGGGAAACCGCAGCGATCTCGGTGCTGTCCGACAAGGAGGTGGAAACACTGAGGGACCTGCTTCGGCGCGTCTACGTGAACCTGCCGAACGTCGAGAAGGCGACGGCTCAATTCAGTCGCGACGAACGGGAAGCCCTGGGCCTGCCGGCCGACGGCCCTCCGCTGCGGCGCCGCGGCGGCCCGGGAGCCGCCGAGCGCACGACGAAGTCGACTCCGGGCGCTAAAAGCCGATCTGCGAACAGAAAGCGCGCAACTCGTCGCTGA
- a CDS encoding epoxide hydrolase family protein, translated as MGSPVELKPFLVDVEQQAVDRIRERLARAHWASAPADDVDWVYGTDAAWLRGLVQYWISRYDWRAAERELNRWPQYRAEVDGLEIHFYHVKGSSARSRPLLLTHGWPGSVLEFQGCIEQLAFPALHGGAEHEGFDLVIPSLPGYGFSGRPARPMGPRAVAQVWRRLMVDVLGLREFVAQGGDWGAAVTSWLGIDHADVTRGIHLNMLPSWVFSPPEQPSAEEQAYHARVAKVRASELGYFAIQSTKPQTVALALADSPLGFAAWVCEKFRSWGDTHGDIDSRFSRDTLITNLMLYLLNDAVGSSIWMYRGRAEESPMGARIPRVEVPTGVACFPAEFIPYPPRPVAERAYAIERWTPMSAGGHFAALEEPRAFSDELRAFCSQIGF; from the coding sequence ATGGGATCGCCTGTCGAACTGAAGCCGTTTCTTGTCGACGTCGAGCAGCAGGCGGTCGACCGCATCCGCGAGCGGCTGGCGCGCGCCCATTGGGCAAGCGCCCCCGCGGATGACGTCGACTGGGTCTACGGAACCGATGCGGCCTGGCTGCGCGGCCTGGTCCAGTACTGGATCTCGCGCTACGACTGGCGGGCGGCGGAGCGGGAACTCAATCGCTGGCCCCAATACCGCGCAGAGGTCGATGGATTGGAGATCCACTTCTATCACGTGAAGGGATCGTCCGCGCGCTCGCGTCCCCTGTTGCTGACGCACGGATGGCCCGGCTCGGTCCTCGAGTTCCAGGGGTGCATCGAGCAGTTGGCCTTTCCTGCGCTTCATGGCGGCGCGGAGCACGAGGGCTTCGACCTGGTCATCCCGAGCCTGCCGGGTTATGGCTTCTCGGGACGGCCGGCACGTCCCATGGGGCCGCGCGCCGTCGCGCAAGTCTGGCGGCGGCTGATGGTGGACGTGCTCGGCTTGCGGGAGTTCGTTGCGCAAGGTGGCGACTGGGGCGCTGCGGTCACGAGTTGGCTGGGCATCGACCACGCCGACGTGACGAGAGGCATTCATCTGAACATGCTGCCCAGCTGGGTGTTCTCGCCGCCGGAGCAGCCCAGTGCGGAGGAACAGGCCTACCACGCGCGCGTCGCGAAGGTCAGAGCATCGGAACTCGGCTACTTCGCGATTCAAAGCACCAAGCCCCAGACCGTGGCCCTCGCGCTGGCCGACAGTCCGCTGGGCTTTGCCGCTTGGGTGTGCGAGAAGTTTCGTTCCTGGGGCGACACGCACGGAGACATCGACAGCCGCTTTTCGCGCGATACCCTGATCACCAACCTGATGCTCTACCTGCTCAACGACGCCGTGGGATCCTCGATCTGGATGTACCGCGGACGCGCGGAAGAAAGCCCGATGGGGGCGCGGATCCCGCGCGTGGAGGTGCCGACGGGCGTTGCGTGCTTTCCGGCGGAATTCATTCCCTATCCGCCCAGGCCCGTGGCCGAGCGTGCCTATGCGATCGAACGATGGACGCCAATGTCCGCGGGCGGCCACTTTGCCGCATTGGAAGAGCCTCGGGCGTTCAGCGACGAGTTGCGCGCTTTCTGTTCGCAGATCGGCTTTTAG
- a CDS encoding GMC family oxidoreductase has product MKGFDYIIVGAGSAGCVIANRLSADPSVRVALIEAGPSDLGFPTNVKATLPIGNVFLLPHAKYNWQYEFTGGAGVGGRAIPCPRGKMLGGCSSVNGSVYIRGHRSDYDGWLAEGNAGWGFDDVLPYFKRQERRRFGDGAFHGRDGELDVQQPRAVNPLTKAFVAAAVAAGHRETDDFNGPQQDGFGVWDVNQRNGTRLSSSRAFLHPVMSRPNLTVLTECFVERVELSKGRATGVTVTRAGVREVLTASQEVILAGGAINSPHLLMLSGIGASQELQRHGIRVVQELPGVGRNLQDHPSVPIAMIDDSATAYALSWQSLPRVVASPLQYLFARRGMLASNAAEGGGFFRTSPELDRPDIQVTLLAGLKGTARAIPREHGIMLLVSLLRPRSRGWLSLSSSDPTTQPVLHPAFLEDKEEVRTLIAGVRETRRILAQGPIRAMLGTERTPGERVQSDEELERAIRATLSTVYHPVGTCKMGPASDAGAVVDSALRVHGVDRLRVADASIMPNIVGGNTSAPTMMIGERVSAFILGKDRATMGVAPQTPEAAFA; this is encoded by the coding sequence GTGAAGGGCTTCGACTACATCATCGTGGGCGCCGGTTCCGCCGGCTGCGTCATCGCCAACCGGCTCTCGGCCGACCCGTCCGTTCGCGTTGCATTGATCGAAGCGGGTCCTTCCGATCTCGGCTTCCCGACCAATGTGAAGGCCACGCTGCCGATCGGGAACGTGTTCCTGCTCCCCCATGCCAAGTACAACTGGCAGTATGAGTTCACCGGCGGCGCCGGCGTGGGCGGTCGCGCTATCCCGTGCCCGCGCGGAAAGATGCTGGGAGGATGCAGCTCCGTGAACGGCTCCGTCTACATCCGCGGACATCGCAGCGACTACGACGGTTGGCTCGCAGAGGGCAACGCCGGCTGGGGCTTCGATGACGTGTTGCCCTACTTCAAGCGCCAGGAACGACGGCGCTTCGGCGATGGCGCGTTCCACGGACGCGACGGGGAACTCGACGTGCAGCAGCCTCGGGCCGTCAACCCTTTGACCAAGGCCTTCGTCGCTGCCGCAGTCGCTGCCGGGCACCGCGAAACCGACGACTTCAACGGCCCGCAGCAAGACGGCTTTGGCGTCTGGGATGTCAATCAGCGAAACGGCACGCGCCTGTCGAGCTCGCGCGCGTTCCTGCACCCCGTGATGTCACGCCCCAATCTGACCGTGCTCACGGAGTGCTTCGTCGAGCGCGTCGAGTTGTCGAAGGGGCGCGCCACGGGTGTCACCGTGACAAGGGCCGGCGTTCGCGAGGTCCTGACTGCGTCACAGGAGGTGATCCTGGCCGGCGGCGCCATCAACTCGCCTCACTTGCTCATGCTCTCGGGCATCGGAGCGTCGCAGGAGCTCCAGCGCCATGGCATTCGCGTGGTCCAGGAACTGCCCGGCGTGGGACGGAACCTCCAGGACCATCCGTCCGTCCCGATCGCCATGATCGACGACAGCGCCACCGCCTATGCCCTGTCGTGGCAGTCCTTGCCCCGTGTGGTGGCGAGTCCGCTGCAGTACCTTTTCGCGCGCCGCGGAATGCTGGCCTCGAACGCGGCCGAAGGGGGCGGATTCTTCCGCACCAGCCCTGAGCTGGATCGGCCTGACATCCAGGTCACTCTGCTGGCCGGCCTGAAAGGGACCGCGCGTGCGATTCCGCGCGAGCACGGCATCATGCTGCTGGTGTCGCTCCTGCGTCCCAGGAGCCGGGGTTGGCTGTCGCTGAGCTCTTCGGACCCCACGACACAGCCCGTGCTCCATCCGGCCTTCCTGGAGGACAAGGAAGAGGTCAGGACCTTGATCGCCGGCGTACGGGAAACGCGACGCATCCTCGCGCAGGGTCCGATCCGGGCCATGCTGGGCACCGAACGCACGCCGGGCGAGCGGGTGCAGTCCGATGAAGAGCTCGAACGCGCGATTCGTGCCACCTTGTCGACGGTCTATCACCCGGTCGGGACCTGCAAGATGGGGCCCGCGTCCGATGCGGGGGCCGTGGTCGATTCGGCCCTGAGAGTGCATGGCGTCGATCGCCTGCGGGTTGCAGACGCCTCGATCATGCCGAACATCGTTGGCGGCAACACCAGCGCCCCCACCATGATGATCGGCGAGCGTGTGTCGGCGTTCATTCTTGGCAAGGATCGGGCCACAATGGGTGTGGCACCGCAAACGCCGGAGGCGGCTTTCGCTTAG
- a CDS encoding aldehyde dehydrogenase family protein yields the protein MQPISTPPLVPFLSNGPKLLFIDGKPVPARSGKTFQTINPATGKVLAEVAQGSAEDIDIAVKAARRAFEGPWSRWRPADRQQAMLRLADLIERNYDELALLDTLDLGAPISRTTLGRKRAGALLRYYGGLATSTHGETIDSSFMPHESLTYTLKEPVGVVGAINPWNGPIGMAIWKLCPVLASGCTVVLKPAEQAPLSPLRLAQLCAEAGIPDGVVNVVTGLGDAGAALAEHPGVDKVAFTGSTDVGRKIVRASAGNLKRLSMELGGKSANVVFADANMDSAVAGAAMAVYMNSGQICSAGTRMFVQRPIYDEFVERVAAFAKSIRVGDPLDEATQMGPVVSAEQLERVCSYLEIGKAQGARALAGGARLTEGALAKGYFVPPTLFVDVRDDMRIAREEIFGPVAAALPFDTVEEVIARGNDSEYGLGGGVWTRDLNNAHRVAKGLRTGTVWVNCYQVLDPAVPFGGYKMSGFGRESGNEHMQEYFETKAVMVKLDS from the coding sequence ATGCAACCAATCAGCACGCCGCCGCTTGTGCCCTTTCTCTCGAACGGCCCCAAGCTTCTGTTCATCGATGGCAAGCCCGTGCCAGCGCGCTCGGGCAAGACCTTCCAGACCATCAACCCGGCGACGGGGAAAGTGCTTGCCGAGGTCGCGCAAGGGTCCGCCGAGGACATCGACATCGCCGTCAAGGCGGCGCGGCGCGCCTTCGAGGGGCCCTGGAGCCGTTGGCGTCCGGCCGACCGCCAGCAGGCGATGCTGCGGCTGGCGGACCTGATCGAGCGCAACTACGACGAACTCGCGCTCCTGGATACGCTCGATCTCGGGGCGCCCATTTCGCGCACCACGCTCGGGCGCAAGCGCGCCGGGGCGCTTCTGCGCTACTACGGGGGCCTCGCGACCTCCACGCATGGAGAGACCATCGACAGTTCCTTCATGCCGCATGAATCGCTGACCTACACGCTCAAGGAACCGGTGGGCGTGGTCGGCGCGATCAACCCGTGGAATGGTCCGATCGGCATGGCGATCTGGAAGCTGTGCCCGGTGCTGGCGTCCGGCTGTACCGTTGTCCTCAAGCCCGCGGAGCAGGCGCCGCTGTCGCCACTGCGCCTGGCGCAGCTCTGCGCCGAAGCGGGCATTCCAGACGGCGTGGTGAACGTGGTCACCGGCCTCGGGGATGCGGGTGCGGCATTGGCCGAGCACCCGGGCGTCGACAAGGTCGCCTTCACCGGGTCGACCGACGTCGGTCGCAAGATCGTGCGGGCTTCGGCGGGCAACCTGAAGCGCCTGTCCATGGAGCTCGGCGGCAAGTCCGCCAATGTGGTGTTCGCGGATGCCAACATGGACAGTGCGGTCGCCGGCGCCGCGATGGCCGTGTACATGAACTCGGGGCAGATCTGCAGCGCCGGCACACGCATGTTCGTGCAGCGGCCGATCTACGACGAGTTCGTGGAACGGGTCGCTGCGTTTGCCAAGTCGATCCGGGTCGGCGACCCGCTGGATGAGGCGACGCAGATGGGCCCCGTGGTCTCTGCGGAACAGCTCGAGCGCGTGTGCAGCTACCTCGAGATCGGCAAGGCACAGGGTGCGCGTGCCCTGGCAGGCGGCGCGCGCCTGACCGAGGGTGCCCTCGCCAAGGGCTACTTCGTGCCGCCGACCCTGTTTGTCGACGTGCGCGACGACATGCGCATTGCGCGCGAAGAGATTTTCGGGCCGGTGGCGGCGGCGCTTCCCTTCGACACGGTCGAGGAGGTGATCGCACGCGGCAACGACAGCGAGTACGGCCTGGGCGGCGGTGTCTGGACCCGCGATCTCAACAACGCGCATCGTGTGGCCAAAGGGCTGCGCACCGGCACCGTCTGGGTCAACTGCTACCAGGTCCTCGACCCCGCCGTTCCCTTCGGTGGCTACAAGATGAGCGGCTTCGGGCGCGAGTCAGGAAACGAACACATGCAGGAGTACTTCGAGACCAAGGCCGTGATGGTCAAGCTGGACTCTTAG
- a CDS encoding LysR family transcriptional regulator produces MDQPHRKAAQATGGMTNVFHLNLRHVRGLIAVHEHGSISAAAMAVSLSQPALTQGILKLESQLGAVLFERRSEGIVPTAAGELVLERAAAGMRHLTAGSRLVAGVDFEPDRRLTMTQLRAFLGLSKAGSFAATATDLGLSQAAVHRAVRELEDALGRKLVERRGRGVHMNFGGRRFARSCWLAIKELQAALSELGLDPENPTISIGTTPLARAFLVPEAMSLMVAEKFPASFRVLEGNWGELVESLRDGVIDLIVGELPEGEIPDLAYSPLYTEAPVIVAGHQHALVGKGNPSHRTLASYPWIIAPETSPLRAEWERLFPGKRPQIPVECGSIMIIGRLLTSSDMLTLAMPDQVALQIRSGLLARIGEPLAGSMPTIGATMRYSWRPTGAQRRFLDLLRVASAGLGEAASRRPMIEAPWI; encoded by the coding sequence ATGGATCAGCCGCATCGCAAAGCCGCCCAGGCGACGGGTGGAATGACGAACGTCTTTCATCTGAATCTGCGACATGTGCGCGGGTTGATCGCGGTCCATGAGCATGGAAGCATCAGCGCGGCCGCGATGGCCGTCAGCCTGAGTCAGCCTGCGCTGACCCAGGGGATCCTGAAGCTGGAAAGCCAACTCGGGGCAGTGCTGTTCGAGCGCCGATCCGAGGGCATCGTGCCGACCGCGGCGGGGGAGCTCGTTCTCGAACGGGCCGCCGCGGGCATGCGACATCTGACGGCTGGCAGCCGATTGGTCGCGGGCGTGGACTTCGAGCCCGATCGCCGGCTGACGATGACGCAACTGCGCGCATTCCTTGGCCTGTCGAAGGCTGGCAGCTTTGCGGCGACCGCCACCGATCTGGGCCTGTCGCAGGCAGCGGTGCATCGCGCCGTGCGCGAACTCGAGGACGCGCTCGGCCGCAAGCTCGTCGAGCGCCGAGGCCGGGGCGTGCACATGAACTTCGGGGGCCGCCGCTTTGCGCGCAGCTGCTGGCTGGCGATCAAGGAGCTGCAGGCAGCGTTGTCCGAGCTCGGCCTGGACCCGGAGAACCCGACGATCTCGATCGGCACCACGCCGCTCGCTCGGGCATTCCTCGTGCCGGAGGCCATGTCGTTGATGGTGGCGGAGAAGTTCCCCGCCAGCTTTCGCGTGCTGGAGGGAAACTGGGGCGAACTCGTCGAGTCCCTGCGCGATGGCGTGATCGATCTCATCGTGGGCGAATTGCCGGAAGGAGAGATTCCGGATCTTGCGTACTCGCCGCTCTACACCGAGGCGCCCGTCATCGTGGCCGGACATCAGCATGCTCTCGTCGGCAAGGGAAATCCGTCCCATCGAACGCTCGCCTCGTACCCATGGATCATCGCCCCCGAGACCTCGCCGCTGCGCGCGGAATGGGAGCGCCTGTTTCCCGGGAAGCGGCCGCAAATCCCCGTCGAGTGCGGCTCGATCATGATCATCGGCCGGCTGCTCACCAGCAGCGACATGCTGACGCTGGCGATGCCCGACCAGGTGGCGCTCCAGATTCGCAGCGGCCTGCTCGCGCGGATCGGCGAGCCATTGGCCGGCAGCATGCCCACGATCGGGGCCACCATGCGATACAGCTGGCGGCCCACCGGTGCGCAGCGGCGCTTTCTGGATCTCCTGCGGGTGGCCTCGGCGGGTCTCGGCGAGGCCGCCAGTCGCAGGCCGATGATCGAAGCCCCCTGGATCTGA
- a CDS encoding aromatic ring-hydroxylating dioxygenase subunit alpha: MFLRNMWYVAAFSADVQPGKCLGRRFLNEPVVLFRTASGALSALTDRCSHRAMPLSEGHVDGEIIRCPYHGLEFNGAGACARIPGQERIPPAANLRAYPVCERDELIWIWMGEPEKADVGLIMGNPEHRDPGWSWRPYYMHVHSNWQLLVDNILDLTHVAYIHANTIGGNPQAHFSADVSVQFDAEKVTLLRKMPNSVPPKTYVAAGGFKGNVDRWQMVEYQPGNGNVLRVNAGACDVGTGAYEGRRDNGFVLLNVHGVTPETETTTHYIWTICTNAPRESGVPDALFDQFYETIREDERALEAQQRRINDMPDMRFVGIASDGAVNRARMLLDRLRESEAALAS, from the coding sequence ATGTTCCTGCGCAACATGTGGTACGTGGCCGCCTTCTCGGCCGACGTGCAGCCCGGCAAATGCCTCGGGCGGAGATTCCTCAACGAACCGGTCGTCCTGTTTCGCACCGCATCGGGCGCCCTCAGCGCATTGACGGACCGCTGCAGCCATCGCGCCATGCCGCTCAGCGAAGGGCATGTGGACGGCGAGATCATCCGCTGCCCCTACCACGGCCTGGAATTCAATGGCGCGGGCGCCTGCGCCCGCATCCCGGGTCAGGAACGCATTCCCCCGGCGGCCAACCTGCGCGCCTACCCGGTCTGCGAGCGCGACGAGCTCATCTGGATCTGGATGGGGGAGCCGGAGAAGGCGGACGTCGGCTTGATCATGGGCAACCCCGAGCACCGGGACCCCGGCTGGAGCTGGCGGCCGTACTACATGCACGTCCATTCGAACTGGCAACTGCTCGTCGACAACATCCTCGACCTGACCCACGTTGCCTACATCCACGCGAACACCATCGGCGGCAATCCCCAGGCGCACTTCAGCGCGGATGTGTCCGTGCAGTTCGACGCAGAGAAGGTGACCTTGCTGCGCAAGATGCCGAACTCGGTGCCGCCCAAGACGTACGTCGCGGCAGGCGGCTTCAAGGGCAACGTGGACCGGTGGCAAATGGTCGAGTACCAACCCGGCAACGGCAATGTGCTGCGCGTGAATGCCGGCGCCTGCGACGTCGGCACCGGCGCGTATGAAGGCCGTCGGGACAACGGCTTCGTTCTGCTGAATGTCCATGGGGTGACGCCCGAGACGGAAACGACGACCCACTACATCTGGACCATCTGCACGAACGCTCCGCGCGAGTCCGGCGTGCCGGACGCCTTGTTCGACCAGTTCTACGAAACGATCCGCGAGGACGAACGCGCCCTCGAAGCACAGCAGCGCCGGATCAACGACATGCCGGACATGCGCTTCGTCGGCATTGCCAGCGATGGCGCGGTCAATCGAGCGCGCATGTTGCTCGACCGCCTTCGAGAGAGCGAGGCCGCCCTGGCCTCCTGA